The proteins below come from a single Crossiella sp. CA-258035 genomic window:
- a CDS encoding DUF6766 family protein, translated as MGAKRDGRHWLWLNGLSLVMFGSFLIFLVLQSVFGWQANNNELADFGRPAMAYWDYVLSGDFGEQTFENWESEFLQMGSYVLLTAFLVQQGSPESNPLDGDKDDDPGPHPDAPGPVKRGGWVLKLYENSLGLALIGMFLLSFTLHLLTGAAAYNDQQALHGKPPVGVGEFLGSSEFWSQSMQNWQSEFLAVGVLIVFTIFLRQRNSAQSKNVAEPHHETGT; from the coding sequence ATGGGTGCGAAACGAGACGGACGTCACTGGCTGTGGCTCAACGGCCTGTCGCTGGTCATGTTCGGCAGCTTCCTGATCTTCCTGGTGCTGCAGAGCGTCTTCGGCTGGCAGGCGAACAACAACGAGCTGGCCGACTTCGGCCGACCGGCCATGGCGTACTGGGACTACGTGCTCAGCGGCGACTTCGGCGAGCAGACCTTCGAGAACTGGGAGTCGGAGTTCCTGCAGATGGGCTCCTACGTGCTGCTGACCGCCTTCCTGGTGCAGCAGGGGTCGCCGGAGTCCAACCCGCTCGACGGCGACAAGGACGACGACCCCGGCCCGCACCCGGACGCGCCCGGCCCGGTCAAGCGCGGCGGCTGGGTGCTCAAGCTCTACGAGAACAGCCTCGGCCTGGCCCTGATCGGCATGTTCCTGCTCTCCTTCACCCTGCACCTGCTCACCGGCGCCGCGGCCTACAACGACCAGCAGGCGCTGCACGGCAAGCCGCCGGTCGGCGTCGGGGAGTTCCTGGGCAGCAGCGAGTTCTGGTCGCAGTCGATGCAGAACTGGCAGTCGGAGTTCCTCGCGGTCGGGGTGCTGATCGTGTTCACCATCTTCCTGCGGCAGCGCAACTCCGCCCAGTCCAAGAACGTGGCCGAGCCGCACCACGAGACCGGCACCTGA
- a CDS encoding DUF5937 family protein: MLRIHFTPADLARVRINDSADPLWEILLSLHLLQAATGSQTFGHWRKTARAELDASAGLLTMLAPPHGYSADFLTPPSDGQTLLGGIERLCGTAKPVLHRDLSRLAVERRLPSWAGELARGEATMMHRLGAALRQYHQVALAPYWPAVTATVRLDRQSRGETLLGGGLDALFSTLHSSVRWRAPVLEVDYPVEQDLHLGGRGLRLIPSFFCWGHAITLEDPEQPPVLVYPVTRVDNWAWSLRDRPAGSASLGTLLGRTRAQLLDTIATTPSLTTTELAKLLHISLAGASQHASVLRNAGLITTERRAGAAYHRLSAGGSALLDTSLAQPRLAPRQPR; this comes from the coding sequence GTGCTCCGCATCCACTTCACGCCAGCCGACCTGGCCAGGGTCCGGATCAACGACAGCGCTGACCCGCTGTGGGAGATCCTGCTCAGCCTGCACCTGCTGCAGGCGGCCACCGGATCGCAGACCTTCGGCCACTGGCGCAAGACCGCCCGCGCCGAGCTGGACGCCTCGGCCGGGCTGCTGACCATGCTCGCCCCGCCGCACGGCTACTCGGCGGACTTCCTGACCCCGCCCTCGGACGGGCAGACCCTGCTCGGCGGGATCGAGCGGCTGTGCGGCACCGCGAAACCGGTGCTGCACCGGGACCTGAGCAGGCTGGCCGTCGAGCGCAGGCTGCCCAGCTGGGCCGGGGAGCTGGCCAGGGGCGAGGCGACCATGATGCACCGCCTCGGCGCCGCGCTGCGGCAGTACCACCAGGTCGCGCTGGCCCCGTACTGGCCAGCGGTGACCGCCACGGTGCGGCTGGACCGGCAGAGCAGGGGCGAGACCCTGCTGGGCGGGGGCCTGGACGCGCTGTTCAGCACCCTGCACTCCTCGGTGCGCTGGCGCGCCCCGGTGCTGGAGGTCGACTACCCGGTCGAGCAGGACCTGCACCTGGGCGGCCGCGGCCTGCGGCTGATCCCCTCGTTCTTCTGCTGGGGGCACGCGATCACGCTGGAGGACCCCGAGCAGCCGCCGGTGCTGGTCTACCCGGTGACCAGGGTGGACAACTGGGCCTGGTCGCTGCGGGACCGCCCGGCGGGCAGCGCCTCGCTGGGCACGCTGCTGGGGCGGACCAGGGCGCAGCTGCTGGACACCATCGCCACCACACCGAGCCTGACCACCACCGAGCTGGCCAAGCTGCTGCACATCTCGCTGGCCGGGGCCAGCCAGCACGCCAGCGTGCTGCGCAACGCGGGGCTGATCACCACCGAGCGGCGGGCCGGGGCGGCCTACCACCGGCTCAGCGCGGGCGGTTCGGCGCTGCTGGACACCTCGCTGGCGCAGCCGCGCCTGGCTCCCCGGCAACCTCGCTAA
- a CDS encoding type III PLP-dependent enzyme gives MIDLEIVRQRYLDLRAALPGAEIFYAVKACPAPEVVALLVELGACFDVASPAEIDLCLAQGARPETISYGNTIKKAADIAHAYAAGVRLYVTDSAEDLAKLAEHAPGSAVFCRVLVVNESAGTPFGKKFGCAEDMALDLLAQARELGLRPAGVSFHVGSQQLDPHAWHDGIAQAGRITATLRARGIEPTLVNLGGGFPARYTETAPPLAEYAEAIEQALTEHFGPARPRVLIEPGRAIAADAGIIRTEVVLVARKSYVDDRRWVYLDIGRYNGLAETEGEMITYRLAAGAQDSERGPVVLAGPTCDGDDVLYQRTVYELPMALRAGDHLDILSAGAYTASYASVEFNGFAPLPTHCV, from the coding sequence GTGATCGACCTCGAGATCGTGCGGCAGCGCTACCTGGACCTGCGCGCGGCGCTGCCCGGCGCGGAGATCTTCTACGCGGTCAAGGCCTGCCCGGCGCCGGAAGTGGTGGCGCTGCTGGTGGAACTGGGCGCCTGCTTCGACGTGGCCAGCCCGGCCGAGATCGACCTGTGCCTGGCCCAGGGCGCCCGCCCGGAGACCATCTCCTACGGCAACACCATCAAGAAGGCCGCCGACATCGCGCACGCCTACGCCGCCGGGGTCCGCCTCTACGTCACCGACAGCGCCGAGGACCTGGCCAAGCTCGCCGAGCACGCGCCGGGCTCCGCGGTCTTCTGCCGCGTGCTGGTGGTCAACGAGAGCGCGGGCACGCCCTTCGGCAAGAAGTTCGGCTGCGCCGAGGACATGGCCCTTGACCTGCTGGCGCAGGCGCGCGAGCTCGGCCTGCGCCCGGCCGGGGTGTCCTTCCACGTCGGCTCCCAGCAGCTCGACCCACACGCCTGGCACGACGGCATCGCCCAGGCCGGCCGGATCACCGCCACCCTGCGCGCCAGGGGGATCGAGCCGACCCTGGTCAACCTCGGCGGCGGCTTCCCGGCCCGCTACACCGAGACCGCGCCGCCGCTGGCCGAGTACGCCGAGGCGATCGAGCAGGCGCTCACCGAGCACTTCGGCCCGGCCCGCCCCAGGGTGCTGATCGAACCCGGCCGCGCGATCGCCGCGGACGCCGGGATCATCCGCACCGAGGTGGTGCTGGTCGCGCGGAAGTCCTATGTGGACGACCGGCGCTGGGTGTACCTGGACATCGGCCGCTACAACGGACTCGCCGAGACCGAGGGTGAGATGATCACCTACCGGCTCGCGGCTGGCGCGCAGGACAGCGAACGCGGTCCGGTGGTGCTGGCCGGGCCCACCTGCGACGGCGACGACGTGTTGTACCAGCGCACGGTGTACGAGTTGCCCATGGCGCTGCGCGCCGGGGACCACCTCGACATCCTCAGCGCGGGCGCGTACACGGCCAGCTACGCCTCGGTGGAGTTCAACGGCTTCGCGCCACTGCCCACGCACTGCGTCTGA
- a CDS encoding spermidine synthase yields the protein MTSVIESTRVIREPVGAGLTRVWELNEVLWEGDTAFQHVVIGRTEQGVSLFCDNDRQSTELTQVTYHEALLVPGLLLADQVKRVLVVGSSEGVVCQMSVAFGAEVVDHVDIDAECVKVCAEQLPYGYTPAELAAAERHEGPVRVHYTDGWQYLLDAAADESLRYDIVLVDLPDEREEEAQHNRLYGEEFLGMCKAVLAPGGVVITQAGCQTMWRNTTLVRSWQRFNDTFGTVVYYGSDEHEWAYLFGRADEVDNPVEKMVDRLKTSSYLPESIDADALRGNSVPPYLVRKSYR from the coding sequence ATGACCAGTGTCATCGAGTCCACGCGGGTCATCCGCGAGCCCGTGGGCGCGGGCCTGACCCGCGTCTGGGAGCTGAACGAGGTGCTGTGGGAGGGCGACACCGCCTTCCAGCACGTGGTGATCGGCCGCACCGAGCAGGGCGTGTCGCTGTTCTGCGACAACGACCGGCAGAGCACCGAGCTCACCCAGGTGACCTACCACGAGGCGCTGCTGGTGCCCGGCCTGCTGCTGGCCGATCAGGTCAAGCGGGTGCTGGTGGTCGGCTCCAGCGAGGGCGTGGTCTGCCAGATGTCGGTGGCCTTCGGCGCGGAGGTGGTCGACCACGTCGACATCGACGCCGAGTGTGTCAAGGTCTGCGCCGAGCAGCTGCCCTACGGCTACACCCCGGCCGAGCTGGCCGCGGCCGAGCGGCACGAGGGCCCGGTGCGGGTGCACTACACCGACGGCTGGCAGTACCTGCTCGACGCCGCCGCCGACGAGAGCCTGCGCTACGACATCGTGCTGGTCGACCTGCCGGACGAGCGCGAGGAGGAGGCCCAGCACAACCGCCTGTACGGCGAGGAGTTCCTCGGCATGTGCAAGGCGGTGCTGGCCCCCGGCGGCGTGGTGATCACCCAGGCCGGCTGCCAGACCATGTGGCGCAACACCACCCTGGTCCGCTCCTGGCAGCGGTTCAACGACACCTTCGGCACCGTCGTCTACTACGGCTCCGACGAGCACGAGTGGGCCTACCTGTTCGGCCGCGCCGACGAGGTGGACAACCCGGTGGAGAAGATGGTCGACCGGCTCAAGACCAGCAGCTACCTGCCGGAGTCGATCGACGCGGATGCCTTGCGCGGCAACAGCGTGCCGCCGTACCTGGTGCGCAAGAGCTACCGCTGA
- a CDS encoding DUF3558 domain-containing protein: protein MTRTVQLAAIITLSTLVLASCGGGDPDPAQTTGAPTSTSKQSAAPPINNPISADAFKDRPCDLLTPAQRESVGATRPKAEDSRLGPSCVWLAKEVGEDAAVDATLYTKPEAVKWDRFFELSDRNPYFHPAGEIEGVPAVHTNDEKTAERGGCTTHLGLNKDLMMEVAVDLPLKSPDYKTPCKVSDRMAAFVIQNLRAGG, encoded by the coding sequence GTGACCCGCACAGTCCAGCTCGCCGCGATCATCACCTTGAGCACGCTGGTGCTGGCCAGCTGCGGCGGCGGCGATCCCGACCCGGCTCAGACGACCGGCGCGCCCACCAGCACCAGCAAGCAGAGCGCGGCTCCGCCGATCAACAACCCGATCTCCGCTGACGCCTTCAAAGACCGGCCGTGCGACCTGCTCACCCCCGCCCAACGGGAGAGCGTCGGGGCGACCCGGCCTAAGGCTGAAGACTCCAGGCTCGGACCGTCTTGCGTCTGGCTCGCCAAGGAAGTCGGCGAGGATGCCGCCGTGGACGCGACCCTCTACACCAAGCCCGAGGCCGTGAAGTGGGACCGGTTCTTCGAGCTTAGCGACCGCAACCCCTACTTCCATCCCGCCGGGGAGATCGAAGGGGTCCCTGCCGTGCACACCAACGACGAGAAGACGGCCGAGCGCGGCGGCTGCACCACTCATCTGGGCCTGAACAAGGACCTCATGATGGAGGTCGCGGTGGACCTCCCGCTCAAATCCCCGGACTACAAGACGCCGTGCAAGGTCTCCGACCGAATGGCGGCGTTTGTGATCCAGAACCTGCGGGCAGGGGGCTGA
- a CDS encoding serine hydrolase: protein MSGIRDRIEAAFAAAGVTGCLHAAHVDGPGQVAVRADTPVTLASVFKVPLLIAWHRSGLDPTEQVTLRPGERSGGPTGIGAMLDPVTMSLRDLAYLAIAVSDNAAADALLDRVGLAAVNRAMAELGLTGTTIRHGGRDFAATMAEDAGGPDPALLADPAVLARLRVLDPARTNRSTPREMTRMLGILWREETPGAAQIQRLMGLQVWPHRLSSGFPFDDVRVSGKTGTLPTVRNEIGVVEYPDGGRYAVAVFTRSASTAFALPAADAVIGAAARLAVDHLRARG, encoded by the coding sequence ATGAGCGGCATCCGCGACCGGATCGAGGCCGCCTTCGCCGCGGCCGGGGTCACCGGCTGCCTGCACGCCGCGCACGTCGACGGCCCTGGCCAGGTCGCGGTGCGCGCGGACACCCCGGTCACCCTGGCCAGCGTGTTCAAGGTGCCGCTGCTGATCGCCTGGCACCGCAGCGGACTCGACCCCACCGAACAGGTCACCCTGCGCCCCGGCGAGCGCAGCGGCGGGCCGACCGGGATCGGCGCCATGCTCGACCCGGTCACCATGTCCCTGCGCGACCTGGCCTACCTGGCCATCGCGGTCAGCGACAACGCCGCCGCGGACGCCCTGCTGGACCGGGTCGGCCTGGCCGCGGTCAACCGGGCGATGGCCGAGCTGGGCCTGACCGGCACCACCATCCGGCACGGCGGCCGGGACTTCGCCGCCACCATGGCCGAGGACGCCGGCGGCCCCGACCCGGCGCTGCTGGCCGACCCGGCCGTGCTGGCCCGGCTGCGGGTGCTCGACCCCGCGCGCACCAACCGCTCCACCCCCCGCGAGATGACCAGGATGCTCGGCATCCTCTGGCGGGAGGAGACCCCCGGCGCGGCGCAGATCCAGCGGCTGATGGGACTCCAGGTCTGGCCGCACCGGCTGTCCTCCGGCTTCCCGTTCGACGACGTCCGGGTCTCCGGCAAGACCGGCACGCTGCCCACGGTGCGCAACGAGATCGGCGTGGTGGAGTACCCCGACGGCGGCCGGTACGCGGTCGCGGTGTTCACCCGCAGCGCCAGCACCGCCTTCGCCCTGCCCGCCGCCGACGCGGTGATCGGCGCGGCGGCCCGCCTCGCGGTGGACCACCTGCGGGCGCGCGGTTAG
- the speD gene encoding adenosylmethionine decarboxylase: MSIAPEAVQTVGLFSGQHVLAEFDGIDTALLDDEVFLCQILDDALKRAGATVLQVISKQFDPQGVTVLALLSESHASLHTYPENGSVFVDVFTCGTKAQPELAVALLAEAMGAKSAQSRTIRRGLENENEMKVTP, encoded by the coding sequence ATGTCCATTGCTCCTGAAGCAGTGCAGACCGTCGGTTTGTTCAGCGGACAGCATGTCCTCGCTGAATTCGACGGGATCGACACCGCGTTGCTGGATGACGAGGTGTTCCTCTGCCAGATCCTGGATGACGCCCTGAAGCGGGCAGGCGCCACCGTGCTGCAAGTCATCTCCAAGCAGTTCGACCCGCAGGGGGTGACGGTGCTCGCCCTGCTGTCGGAGTCCCATGCCTCCCTGCACACCTATCCGGAGAACGGGTCGGTGTTCGTCGACGTGTTCACCTGCGGCACCAAGGCGCAGCCGGAACTGGCGGTCGCGCTGCTGGCCGAGGCCATGGGCGCCAAGTCCGCGCAGAGCCGCACCATCCGGCGCGGCCTGGAGAACGAGAACGAGATGAAGGTGACCCCATGA
- a CDS encoding LysR substrate-binding domain-containing protein: MDLVRHLRYFLAVADELHFGRAAQRLGMAQPPLSQRIQRLERELGVRLFDRSARAVALTEGGRLLLAEARELVERAERLRALAGQVARGEIGTVRAGILPDLGGGVIAALVAAFRARCAGVELELHEITTAEQQRGLTERRLDVGILRHPFDVHSGLALGPVLVRDLGVALPARHPLAEREEIGLAELSGGLVLFPRQAAPALHDELLTGCARHGFTPAEVHPASNPEFAAGLVLSGAAVALDDGSLAGRHPDLVTRPLRGAPLTLRTSPVWPADRPTAATAAFAAAVEEVLCAAGMRRAGGAGGTLHPRPVSEFWV, translated from the coding sequence GTGGACCTAGTTCGGCATCTCCGCTACTTCCTCGCGGTGGCCGATGAGCTGCACTTCGGCCGGGCCGCGCAGCGCCTGGGCATGGCGCAGCCGCCACTGTCCCAGCGCATCCAGCGGCTGGAGCGGGAGCTCGGCGTGCGGCTGTTCGACCGCTCGGCGCGCGCGGTGGCGCTCACCGAGGGCGGACGGCTGCTGCTGGCCGAGGCGCGGGAACTGGTCGAGCGGGCCGAGCGGCTGCGCGCGCTGGCCGGGCAGGTGGCGCGCGGGGAGATCGGCACCGTGCGGGCCGGCATCCTGCCCGACCTCGGCGGCGGGGTGATCGCGGCGCTGGTGGCCGCCTTCCGCGCCCGCTGCGCCGGGGTGGAGCTGGAGCTGCACGAGATCACCACCGCCGAACAGCAGCGCGGGCTCACCGAGCGTCGGCTGGACGTGGGCATCCTGCGGCATCCCTTTGACGTCCACAGTGGACTGGCGCTCGGGCCGGTGCTGGTGCGGGACCTGGGCGTGGCGCTGCCCGCGCGGCACCCCCTGGCGGAGCGGGAGGAGATCGGATTGGCCGAGCTGAGCGGGGGACTGGTGCTCTTCCCCAGACAGGCCGCGCCCGCCCTGCACGACGAGCTGCTCACCGGCTGCGCCCGGCACGGGTTCACCCCGGCCGAGGTGCACCCGGCCAGCAACCCGGAGTTCGCGGCCGGGCTGGTGCTCAGCGGCGCGGCGGTCGCCCTGGACGACGGCAGCCTCGCGGGCAGGCACCCCGACCTGGTGACCCGGCCGTTGCGCGGCGCTCCGCTGACCCTGCGCACCTCCCCGGTCTGGCCCGCCGACCGGCCCACCGCGGCCACCGCCGCCTTCGCGGCCGCGGTTGAGGAAGTGCTGTGCGCGGCCGGTATGCGCCGGGCCGGGGGAGCGGGCGGCACCCTGCACCCCCGGCCGGTCTCGGAGTTCTGGGTATGA
- a CDS encoding serine protease, translated as MNRGKRVLFAALTAALSLGLLTGTSAASPSTPPGDPGALVVGGTPVPDGKYPFMATLQDSRRGPTAYNRHRCGGSLVGPRVVLTAAHCVEGYDAETIKNVSVLVGRTALSATQGEERPVVGFEMHDKYLEDGSYDVALLYLATPITTIKPIQLVTPGTDALERPGRMVTGIGWGNMEAQPGFPGGGVVNRPDRLQEVELPLISNDECAVSYPETSDRDLCAGRTGKDTCQGDSGGPLFVSLPSRNTFIQIGVVSRGQGCAATGYPGVYAKLSNVEIGEYISPKAKA; from the coding sequence GTGAACCGTGGCAAGCGCGTGCTCTTCGCCGCCCTCACCGCCGCACTCAGCCTCGGCCTGCTGACGGGGACCTCCGCCGCGTCCCCGTCCACCCCGCCGGGCGACCCGGGCGCGCTCGTCGTGGGCGGCACCCCGGTGCCGGACGGCAAGTACCCGTTCATGGCCACCCTGCAGGACTCCCGCCGCGGCCCGACCGCGTACAACCGGCACCGCTGCGGCGGTTCGCTGGTGGGTCCGCGCGTCGTCCTGACCGCGGCGCACTGCGTGGAGGGCTACGACGCGGAGACCATCAAGAACGTCTCGGTGCTCGTCGGCCGCACCGCGCTCTCGGCCACCCAGGGCGAGGAACGCCCGGTGGTCGGCTTCGAGATGCATGACAAGTACCTCGAGGACGGCAGCTACGACGTGGCGCTGCTGTACTTGGCCACCCCCATCACCACCATCAAGCCCATCCAGCTGGTCACCCCCGGCACCGACGCGCTGGAGCGCCCGGGCCGCATGGTCACTGGCATCGGCTGGGGCAACATGGAGGCCCAGCCCGGCTTCCCCGGCGGCGGCGTGGTGAACCGGCCGGACCGCCTGCAGGAGGTCGAGCTGCCGCTGATCTCCAACGACGAATGCGCGGTCTCCTACCCCGAGACCTCCGACCGCGACCTGTGCGCCGGCCGGACCGGCAAGGACACCTGCCAGGGCGACTCCGGCGGCCCGCTGTTCGTCTCCCTGCCCAGCCGCAACACCTTCATCCAGATCGGCGTGGTCAGCCGAGGCCAGGGCTGCGCGGCAACCGGTTACCCCGGTGTCTACGCCAAGCTGTCCAATGTGGAGATCGGCGAGTACATCTCACCAAAGGCAAAAGCCTGA